In Fibrobacter sp. UWH4, a single genomic region encodes these proteins:
- the fmt gene encoding methionyl-tRNA formyltransferase gives MKIVFMGTPDFAAHFLEHLIASDNEVLAVVTQPDRPAGRGRVLTPPPVKEAALKHNLPVLQPTDLKSPEFEADLRKYDADLFVVVAYSILPKNILAVAKFGAVNVHGSLLPKYRGAAPVQRAIADGLSETGVTVFRLDEKMDHGPIFAQRTVTIGHQDTTASLLDKMVAPGCDALDDAIRQLKDGCEKDLTQDHAQASGAPKLKKEEGLIDFKLPAKVIHDRIRAFNPWPGGYGKLGGRMVYLRKTDTPEVGPKLAPGAVEFKDNRFYVGTGEGVLEVVEIQAEGKKPMPVADFMRGIQKHEGLCFC, from the coding sequence ATGAAAATCGTATTTATGGGAACGCCGGATTTCGCGGCTCATTTTTTGGAACATCTTATCGCTTCTGATAATGAAGTTTTGGCTGTTGTCACTCAACCGGATCGTCCTGCGGGCCGCGGGCGCGTCCTTACGCCTCCGCCGGTGAAGGAAGCTGCTCTGAAGCATAATTTGCCGGTGCTGCAGCCGACGGACTTGAAGTCGCCTGAGTTCGAAGCGGATCTCCGTAAGTACGATGCAGACCTTTTTGTGGTGGTCGCCTATTCGATTCTGCCGAAGAATATCCTCGCGGTTGCGAAATTCGGCGCGGTAAACGTTCACGGAAGCCTTTTGCCGAAGTACCGCGGTGCGGCTCCGGTGCAGCGTGCGATTGCAGACGGTCTCTCCGAAACGGGCGTGACGGTTTTTCGTCTCGACGAAAAGATGGATCATGGCCCGATTTTTGCGCAGCGCACGGTTACGATCGGTCATCAGGATACGACAGCATCGTTGCTGGACAAGATGGTTGCTCCCGGTTGTGATGCGCTGGACGATGCGATTCGCCAGTTGAAGGATGGCTGCGAGAAGGACTTGACCCAGGATCATGCGCAGGCTTCGGGAGCTCCCAAGCTGAAAAAGGAAGAAGGCCTGATTGATTTTAAGTTGCCGGCGAAGGTGATTCACGACCGGATTCGAGCTTTCAATCCGTGGCCGGGCGGATACGGAAAACTCGGTGGCCGCATGGTGTACCTGCGTAAGACGGACACGCCGGAAGTAGGGCCGAAGCTTGCCCCGGGCGCGGTTGAATTCAAGGATAATCGCTTTTATGTCGGAACGGGCGAGGGTGTCCTCGAAGTCGTCGAGATTCAGGCCGAAGGCAAGAAGCCGATGCCTGTCGCCGACTTT
- a CDS encoding DUF4416 family protein, with protein MKASQFSENAQLLAFVLQPGEQWLPEVIDALERTWGKIRHKGKLFAFDQTPYYTPEMGEGLYRGVVSFEKEIPPETIAVEKERSNALELTMAQASNPDARRVNIDIGYMDLDKVVLPSYKRGPFKLYAGKGVWLDMLLTYAKGQFHPTAWAFEDFKRNPYQHDLQLIRERYKKAGKGRL; from the coding sequence ATGAAAGCTTCTCAATTTTCTGAAAACGCACAGCTTTTGGCATTTGTCTTGCAGCCCGGTGAACAGTGGCTGCCCGAAGTGATTGACGCATTGGAACGTACCTGGGGCAAAATTCGCCACAAGGGCAAACTTTTTGCTTTTGACCAGACGCCCTATTACACGCCCGAAATGGGCGAAGGCCTTTACCGCGGCGTGGTTTCTTTTGAAAAGGAAATTCCGCCCGAAACGATTGCCGTGGAAAAGGAGCGCAGCAATGCGCTGGAGCTGACGATGGCGCAGGCGAGCAATCCCGATGCGCGCCGCGTGAACATCGATATCGGCTACATGGACTTGGACAAGGTGGTGCTCCCGAGCTATAAGCGAGGGCCGTTCAAACTTTACGCCGGCAAGGGCGTGTGGCTTGACATGCTGTTGACTTATGCAAAGGGGCAATTCCATCCGACGGCGTGGGCATTCGAAGATTTCAAGCGAAACCCCTACCAGCACGACCTGCAGCTCATTCGGGAGCGTTACAAGAAGGCCGGGAAAGGCAGACTGTAG
- a CDS encoding asparaginase has protein sequence MAKKKHIVILATGGTIAGVGEPGKNTGYVSGQISAEDLVASVPELSEYAEITAEQICNVNSDDMTDKLWIALSNRIADLQADETVDGIVVTHGTDTMDETAYFVSLTVKCEKAVIFTGSMKPATAKDPDGPANLFGAVRAAAGFAVDDDPPANLVWVYFAGELFDARSVQKCSASAINAMGLSAPGEGSNWNALKEQNFFDVSKLESLPRVNVVYFTVDANPKILEYAACVSDGLVIAGAGSGEFSIAWARALENIDIPVVIASRTHHGLVTLNESLAPGRICAGRLPPQKAAVLLKLVLTQTSRTDDIKRVFAL, from the coding sequence ATGGCGAAGAAAAAACACATCGTGATTCTTGCGACAGGCGGCACAATCGCAGGCGTCGGTGAACCCGGTAAAAATACGGGCTACGTGTCCGGGCAGATTTCTGCCGAAGACTTGGTGGCGTCCGTGCCGGAGCTTTCGGAGTACGCCGAGATTACGGCCGAACAGATTTGCAACGTGAATTCCGACGACATGACGGACAAGCTGTGGATTGCGCTTTCGAACCGCATTGCCGACTTGCAAGCGGACGAAACGGTGGACGGCATCGTGGTCACTCACGGCACCGACACTATGGATGAAACGGCCTACTTCGTAAGCCTTACGGTCAAGTGCGAGAAGGCTGTGATTTTCACAGGTTCCATGAAGCCCGCTACCGCTAAGGACCCCGACGGCCCCGCAAACTTGTTCGGCGCCGTGCGTGCGGCAGCCGGCTTCGCGGTCGACGACGATCCGCCGGCGAATTTGGTGTGGGTGTATTTTGCGGGCGAACTTTTCGACGCCCGGAGCGTTCAAAAATGCTCCGCCTCGGCGATTAACGCGATGGGCCTAAGCGCTCCCGGCGAGGGCTCCAACTGGAACGCCTTAAAGGAACAGAACTTCTTCGACGTTTCTAAGCTCGAAAGCCTGCCGCGAGTAAACGTAGTCTACTTTACCGTAGATGCCAACCCGAAAATTCTGGAATACGCCGCTTGCGTCTCCGACGGTCTCGTGATTGCGGGCGCCGGCTCTGGCGAATTCAGCATCGCTTGGGCCCGCGCCCTCGAAAACATCGACATTCCGGTCGTCATCGCAAGCCGCACTCACCACGGGCTCGTGACTTTGAACGAATCGCTTGCGCCTGGCCGCATCTGTGCCGGACGACTGCCGCCTCAAAAGGCCGCAGTCCTCCTGAAACTTGTGCTCACACAAACTAGCCGCACCGACGACATCAAGCGTGTTTTTGCGCTGTAG